TCGAAAGGTACGTCGGAGCGTTCCCTGGATGAGCCCCCGGAATAGGAGCTCTTCGCCAGGACCAATGAGCAGCAGAGAGAAGGGCACCAGCAATAGGAGCACGTCTGGGTTTTGGCCACCAATTTGTGCTACTTGATTCTCCGCAACGGGAACGCCGAGTGCCGAGATAACGAGGTTCATTGCACCATAGAGGACAAAAAAGACGAGGAGTCCACCGACAGTCCAGCCAGCGTCTCGGATGGTCGGACGGCGGAGTGCGAGGAAGTCGAGGCCGAGCCCACTCAGTTTGAGATAGCCAATGGCCAAGAGACCAAACGTGACACCCTGTAACATCACCGTCGAAATGACGAGCTGAACCGCTGGCGCATTCATCACATCAACACCTGCGAAAATGAGCACCCGCGCCGTGAGAAAAACGACGAGTGCTCCAACAACGAACCCGCTGACGGCCAATGCAACGGCCGTAAGCAAGCTGCGGCCTCGCTGCCGTAGTCCCGTCTCCATACTTCTAGTTTCTGGATTAGTGTCGCTTGTACCTTCCTGTCTGCTGATCCGAGTCCCGATTGTTGCTGGTGTACGCAGGCGTACGGTAAAGTCGTGGAACACGATACATATTCGGACTGACCGTGTTGTCGGAGGGGGACTACCATCGATCTGGACGGCAGTACGGTTCTCCCCCGAATCGAAATACCGTTTGACCTGGACCTGAAAGGGGATGACATGGCAATCTCGGAGGATGTCCGCCGCTACACACGCGCTCATCCACGCCACGTCACCGCAGTCGTGAGCGTGATCGGGTATGCTGTCGTCATTGGA
This genomic window from Halogeometricum sp. S3BR5-2 contains:
- a CDS encoding CPBP family intramembrane glutamic endopeptidase translates to METGLRQRGRSLLTAVALAVSGFVVGALVVFLTARVLIFAGVDVMNAPAVQLVISTVMLQGVTFGLLAIGYLKLSGLGLDFLALRRPTIRDAGWTVGGLLVFFVLYGAMNLVISALGVPVAENQVAQIGGQNPDVLLLLVPFSLLLIGPGEELLFRGLIQGTLRRTFRPVSAIVIASAIFAVSHATALSGDGQLTYMAVVFVLALILGATYEYAENLAIPAVIHGVYNAVLFSVLYVQVT